The Pelodiscus sinensis isolate JC-2024 chromosome 30, ASM4963464v1, whole genome shotgun sequence genome has a window encoding:
- the LOC142821237 gene encoding ribonuclease homolog → MAPGELRPTLLLLLALLPAGLAWLFASRSAQEFVARHVDFPRSRPPPGQQYCDYLMRQWRSLPGTARRPFIFVHTDPSQLASLCRCGDGSQPPARTCVSRNRIPTTTCRMALGGGLGGSWPLSLKSRIRVACRGGEPVDILGTV, encoded by the coding sequence ATGGCCCCGGGGGAACtccgccccacgctcctgctgctcctggccctgctgccggcCGGCCTGGCCTGGTTATTTGCATCCCGCAGTGCCCAGGAATTCGTGGCCAGGCACGTGGATTTCCCCAGGAGCAGACCCCCACCCGGCCAGCAGTACTGCGACTACCTCATGCGGCAGTGGCgctccctgcctggcactgcgAGACGCCCCTTCATCTTCGTACACACCGATCCCAGCCAGCTCGCCAGCCTCTGCCGCTGTGGGGACgggtcccagcccccagccaggacGTGTGTCAGCAGGAACCgcatccccaccaccacctgccgCATGGCCTTAGGTGGTGGTCTCGGAGGATCCTGGCCTCTGTCCCTGAAAAGCAGGATCCGCGTGGCCTGCCGTGGCGGGGAGCCTGTGGACATCCTGGGAACTGTGTAG